The DNA region GGGCGTACGTCCGGCTCGAAGGCCGCGCCTTCGGCGACGTGCCGCTGAACCTGGAGTACAAGCTCGAGGTGTGGGACTCGCCGAACTCGGCGGGCATCATCATCGACGCCGTACGCGCCGCGAAGATCGCGAAGGACCGCGGCATCGGCGGCCCGATCCTCTCGGCTTCCTCGTACTTCATGAAGTCGCCGCCGGAGCAGTACGACGACGCCACCGCCCGTGACGCGGTGGAGAAGTTCATCGCCGGCGAGGCGTGACCGTTCTCTGACGTGGGCTGAAGGCTCCCTTCACCGCATTAGACGCGGTGAAGGGAGCCTTCAGCATTTTCCGACTTTCCGACGGTCTCGGCTCAGAACCGGCGATGTCACGTGACTGACCGGACGGCACGCGTGATCCAATGGACGACACGCGTGACTGGAGGGACGACACGACCGCGGCCGGGGTTCCGCCGCGAGTCGTCCGCCCGATCACGTGTGTCGTCCCTCCAGTCACGCGTGTCGTCCGGTCAGTCACGCGACACCGCCACCTGCGCACTGGCAGTAGGTACCTGGACACCTTTGCGCCTAAGCGTTCTCGCCACTCACGAGACCTGGCCGACTCGACGCCGATGCCCGTGGGCTCAAGTGTGCTAAAGGCTCCCTTCACCGCATTAGACGCGGTGAAGGGAGCTTTCGTCGCATCACATGCGGTGAAGGACGCTTTCAGCCCTCTTTGAGCAGCGCCGCCGGCAGGTCCGTGATCACCGGGACCACCGTCGTCTGCTCCAGCACCGCCGGATCCGGCGGGAAATGCGGATTCGGCACCGCGTACACCGTCATCCCCGCGGCCAGCGCCGCGCGCAGCCCGTTCGTGGTGTCCTCCACGGCCGCGCAGTTCTTCGGCTCCGCGCCCAGCAGCTCGGCCGCCTTCAGATACACATCGGGCGCCGGCTTCCCCGCGCCGACCTGCTCCGACGAGACCGCCGTCGGCACCGGCAGCCGCGTGATGTCGAGGAAGGCCTTGATCAGCAGCGGCGGCGACGAGCTCGCGATCGCCACCGGCCAGTGCTTCGCGACCTCGCGGACGACGCCGGGCGCGCCCGGGATGATCGGCGGCTTCTCCGCGTACCGCCGCGCCATCCGGTCGATCACCACCTGCGCGACGTCCGCGGGCCGCAGCTGGACGCCGAGGTCGTGCGCCAGATAGGCGGCCCATTCCGGGGTGCTCATCCCCTGCATGGCCCTGGTCGATTCCTCCCGCCAGGTGCCGTGGAACTCGTGGACGACCGCCCGGCGGACCTCGTCCCACATCGTTTCCGAATCCACCAGGACACCGTCGAGATCGAAGATCACCGCTTCCACACCGTCAACCCTAGGCGCTGGAAACCTGTGCGGCAGATTACTTAGCCATGCTCAGTAATTTTAGTTAGCATGGCTAAGTGACCACGAAAGTCGCCGATCTCGCCCACCGGCTCCGCCCGCTGGTGTTCCGGCTGTACTACCTCGTCCGCCGGGAGACACCGCAGGTGCAGCTCACCCTCACGCAGGGATCGGTGCTGTCGGAGCTGCTCAACGGCGGTCCGCGCCGGATGAGCACGCTCGCCGAACTGGAACGGGTCCGGATGCCGACGATGACCGACGTCGTCCGCCGTCTCGAACGGCTGGGCCTGGTCAGCCGCCGCCGCGATCCCGCCGACGGCCGGGCCGTGCTCGTCGAGGTCACCGAGGTCGGGCAGCGCTTCCATCGCCGGTTGATCGTCGCGAGGGAGGAGTTCTTCCGCG from Amycolatopsis sp. EV170708-02-1 includes:
- a CDS encoding HAD family phosphatase, translating into MEAVIFDLDGVLVDSETMWDEVRRAVVHEFHGTWREESTRAMQGMSTPEWAAYLAHDLGVQLRPADVAQVVIDRMARRYAEKPPIIPGAPGVVREVAKHWPVAIASSSPPLLIKAFLDITRLPVPTAVSSEQVGAGKPAPDVYLKAAELLGAEPKNCAAVEDTTNGLRAALAAGMTVYAVPNPHFPPDPAVLEQTTVVPVITDLPAALLKEG
- a CDS encoding MarR family winged helix-turn-helix transcriptional regulator translates to MTTKVADLAHRLRPLVFRLYYLVRRETPQVQLTLTQGSVLSELLNGGPRRMSTLAELERVRMPTMTDVVRRLERLGLVSRRRDPADGRAVLVEVTEVGQRFHRRLIVAREEFFRERLLELDETDRAAIEAALPALTRLLHEEKKEELILDER